The Candidatus Zixiibacteriota bacterium genome includes a window with the following:
- a CDS encoding carboxypeptidase-like regulatory domain-containing protein, with protein MKKIINVILILAALLAVAALVSADESDEYQEALQQTEDEWNAFRETLQQGNEKFKSFAEEYEKYRDAVHSDAPEQGIALAKMLFKLNDNETAAAEEKLRQLREMFNKMDDNGLTDKLKQASSMLKKADDYAGEVSNAWEFAKKFNPENAKDNPTYGLRLIGDLLKDGAGKMEKIPLVGEILGPWLKAYGEVAGDFANALDRLAKKIDNFRGNNLCAQSGYRQDQQAAFKAAGADKNCAEYFAIGEFPRLRGEAYRGEEDYFLYDPATKRGYFSHAGNTEKVYRWHELLLERRALDPDWLSSRSNSLKPDAESRAREYYRLFHGWKDKSEESWLIIDELKLTEDAYFYGRLDEETFVANYVLSETHRSAIDAVIEQYEKYCIVRGTVDEEVEDQVSRSSGATVQFTINGRTFSQTTGDDGQYEILVEAKPMDAIEERVSKEGFNTYTSNGRIPDRVVSGLDYTLRKKEETQQAIISGKVFIKKDAQTTAEPLAGATVTAVGVATSGELGSTVSSGDGSYALAVTVAKNTGVTCTATDGENSGSASVTVTAAAHSGVDITVTSSKPQEAAGQWTINATVLDDNGKPLANATVTPTGGGAAAVTGADGRAVIGPIDVPSGWEETPFTVTLTPSVTAQGGIKVGGGAVSVTYEGTTPTEVSLTIPVIIPNAVTINGQVIDANGVGVSGAAVSGAGLSTTSATGGSFSMGPYSLVKDSSISLSVVYTDGGNSFGGTPVTVTYNGIGNSISGVVLTVDMTMETEVTITGQVRDMDGKPIQGAAVTGGGVSTTSDAAGSYTLPPFTHELGKPAVITATVQDPQGNSYSGQTNCTPMQNNATAPTIVIQVQQKDVYDVTISGMVVDDKGTGVSGAVVTDGTHSVVSDAAGVFTVGPIGLTANESASLSASKTEGATSLSGGPVAVVFDGQNVDIGGVVITMKSPSLQTTITGVVQSTNGTGVSGATVTAGGASGATDGSGMFSIGPLGYDDGNSVTVSASYTRTDGSVASGDATVTPSSENTGGVVISLNVDVDEDEGEVDEDLEDAIDDLTNDSDTGADFDALVADFNLIVAELDQIATDFRNRADFFDQRLRELLNAACDDSETGFALSSAKNSLEDYGFVLTTLYGIYGELISAQAVQPDKSLVLVDNDFVRANDQEAALQARYAQMQAAYASYECDEEESDVDQGDKADDEADPDDLDVVEPEACGDGIDNDGDGEIDECDAGCCNKNVQIIVDDCGNAADDIFEVSLNGELLGYTPKGTANTWDRELEPGTYTVSITCLDDGGNPLGSDIGTACINVIVYGTDVAIGGGAPQIPYGGTATISFTVPEGPAAASMNRLYDGSIHRARGLESN; from the coding sequence ATGAAGAAGATCATAAATGTTATTTTGATTCTGGCCGCCCTTCTGGCCGTCGCCGCGTTGGTAAGCGCCGATGAGAGCGACGAATACCAGGAAGCGTTGCAACAGACCGAGGACGAATGGAACGCCTTCCGGGAAACCCTTCAACAGGGAAATGAGAAGTTCAAGAGCTTCGCGGAAGAATACGAGAAGTACCGCGATGCTGTGCACAGCGATGCCCCGGAGCAGGGAATCGCGCTCGCCAAGATGTTGTTCAAGCTGAACGACAACGAAACCGCCGCGGCCGAGGAGAAACTTCGCCAGTTGCGCGAAATGTTCAATAAGATGGACGACAACGGCCTGACCGACAAGCTGAAGCAGGCCTCGAGTATGTTGAAAAAAGCCGACGATTACGCCGGTGAAGTATCGAATGCCTGGGAGTTCGCGAAGAAGTTCAATCCCGAAAACGCCAAAGACAATCCCACTTACGGTCTTCGCCTGATCGGCGATCTGCTCAAGGACGGCGCGGGGAAGATGGAGAAGATTCCGCTGGTGGGAGAGATCCTCGGACCCTGGCTCAAGGCATACGGCGAAGTCGCGGGTGATTTTGCCAATGCGCTGGATCGTCTGGCCAAGAAGATCGACAATTTCCGAGGCAATAACCTTTGCGCCCAGTCCGGCTATCGCCAGGATCAACAGGCGGCGTTCAAGGCTGCCGGCGCCGATAAAAACTGCGCCGAGTATTTTGCCATAGGTGAATTCCCGCGTCTGCGCGGTGAAGCGTATCGAGGTGAAGAGGATTACTTCCTGTATGATCCGGCTACCAAACGCGGTTATTTTTCACATGCCGGCAACACGGAGAAAGTGTACCGATGGCATGAACTGTTGCTGGAACGTCGAGCGCTCGATCCCGATTGGCTGTCCAGCCGATCTAACAGTCTCAAGCCGGATGCCGAGAGCCGGGCACGCGAATACTATCGGCTTTTCCATGGCTGGAAGGATAAAAGCGAAGAATCCTGGTTGATAATCGACGAACTCAAGTTGACCGAGGATGCTTATTTCTACGGAAGGCTCGACGAAGAAACGTTCGTGGCCAATTACGTGCTGAGCGAAACCCATCGTTCGGCAATCGACGCCGTGATCGAGCAATACGAGAAGTATTGCATCGTACGCGGTACGGTGGACGAGGAAGTTGAAGATCAGGTCAGCCGCAGTTCGGGCGCGACGGTTCAATTCACGATCAACGGGCGCACGTTCAGCCAGACGACCGGCGACGACGGCCAGTACGAGATTTTGGTTGAGGCCAAACCGATGGATGCGATCGAAGAGCGAGTTTCCAAGGAAGGATTCAACACGTACACCAGCAACGGTCGCATTCCGGACCGGGTAGTGAGCGGTCTCGATTATACCCTCCGAAAGAAAGAAGAAACGCAACAGGCTATTATCTCCGGTAAGGTTTTCATTAAAAAAGATGCTCAGACTACCGCCGAACCTCTGGCGGGTGCAACCGTTACGGCTGTCGGTGTTGCGACGTCGGGTGAGTTGGGCAGCACGGTCAGCAGCGGCGACGGTTCCTATGCCCTAGCGGTGACAGTGGCAAAAAACACGGGAGTAACCTGTACCGCCACGGATGGGGAGAATAGTGGTTCTGCCTCCGTAACGGTGACCGCAGCAGCCCATTCCGGAGTGGATATCACAGTGACTTCGAGCAAACCGCAAGAAGCGGCCGGTCAATGGACGATCAACGCGACAGTACTAGACGACAACGGCAAACCGCTGGCAAATGCCACCGTGACTCCGACCGGCGGAGGCGCGGCTGCTGTGACCGGGGCTGACGGCCGCGCGGTGATCGGTCCGATCGATGTCCCGAGCGGTTGGGAAGAAACACCGTTCACGGTTACCCTGACACCTTCGGTTACGGCTCAGGGGGGAATCAAAGTGGGCGGCGGCGCAGTGTCGGTGACATACGAGGGTACAACGCCGACCGAAGTGTCGTTAACCATTCCGGTGATAATCCCGAATGCGGTTACCATCAACGGCCAGGTGATAGATGCCAACGGTGTCGGTGTCAGCGGTGCGGCTGTCTCCGGCGCAGGACTTTCGACCACATCAGCAACCGGCGGTTCGTTCAGTATGGGACCCTATTCGCTGGTGAAAGACTCATCGATATCCTTAAGCGTGGTATACACCGACGGCGGCAACAGTTTCGGCGGTACTCCGGTAACGGTTACTTATAACGGTATCGGAAATTCAATCAGCGGAGTGGTGCTGACGGTTGATATGACGATGGAGACCGAAGTTACGATCACCGGACAGGTGCGCGATATGGACGGCAAACCGATCCAGGGTGCGGCTGTTACCGGCGGTGGTGTTTCGACCACGTCCGATGCCGCCGGATCGTACACCCTGCCGCCGTTTACCCATGAGTTAGGAAAGCCGGCGGTGATCACCGCCACGGTGCAGGACCCGCAGGGGAACAGCTATTCGGGTCAGACGAATTGTACGCCGATGCAGAACAATGCCACAGCGCCGACCATAGTCATTCAGGTGCAGCAGAAGGATGTTTACGATGTTACCATAAGCGGAATGGTCGTGGATGATAAGGGAACAGGAGTTTCCGGGGCAGTGGTGACCGACGGCACGCATTCCGTAGTGTCGGATGCCGCAGGTGTATTTACCGTAGGCCCGATAGGTCTGACGGCGAACGAGTCGGCCTCGCTCTCGGCCAGCAAAACCGAAGGAGCCACATCGCTCTCTGGCGGCCCGGTGGCGGTGGTGTTCGACGGACAGAATGTTGATATCGGCGGGGTGGTGATTACGATGAAGAGCCCGTCTTTGCAGACTACGATCACCGGCGTAGTACAAAGCACGAACGGCACGGGGGTAAGCGGCGCAACTGTCACTGCCGGTGGAGCCTCAGGTGCAACCGATGGCTCCGGCATGTTCTCGATCGGTCCGCTCGGCTACGACGATGGGAACAGCGTCACGGTGTCGGCGAGTTATACCAGAACGGATGGCTCAGTTGCGAGCGGTGATGCCACGGTAACGCCATCCTCGGAAAACACCGGTGGGGTGGTGATCAGTCTCAATGTCGATGTCGACGAGGATGAAGGAGAGGTAGACGAGGACCTTGAGGACGCTATCGATGATCTAACGAATGATAGCGATACCGGCGCTGACTTCGATGCTCTCGTGGCGGATTTCAATCTAATCGTGGCGGAGCTCGATCAAATCGCTACAGATTTCAGAAACCGAGCGGATTTCTTTGACCAGCGCCTGCGAGAACTGCTCAACGCTGCCTGCGACGACAGCGAGACCGGCTTTGCGCTGAGCAGCGCCAAGAATTCGCTCGAGGATTATGGTTTCGTCTTAACTACTCTCTACGGCATTTACGGTGAACTGATCTCAGCGCAGGCGGTACAACCTGACAAGAGCCTGGTTTTAGTCGACAACGATTTCGTCCGAGCTAACGATCAGGAAGCGGCTTTGCAAGCTCGCTATGCCCAGATGCAAGCCGCGTATGCTTCATACGAATGCGACGAGGAAGAATCCGATGTCGACCAGGGCGACAAAGCCGATGACGAGGCCGATCCGGATGATCTGGATGTGGTTGAGCCGGAGGCATGCGGCGACGGTATCGATAACGACGGAGACGGTGAGATTGACGAATGCGATGCCGGTTGTTGCAACAAGAACGTTCAGATCATTGTCGATGACTGCGGTAATGCCGCCGATGATATTTTCGAGGTTAGCTTGAACGGTGAATTACTCGGATATACACCTAAGGGAACGGCAAACACCTGGGATCGCGAGTTGGAACCGGGGACATACACTGTCAGTATCACTTGTCTCGACGATGGCGGTAATCCTCTAGGCAGCGATATCGGAACGGCTTGTATTAATGTAATTGTTTACGGGACCGATGTTGCTATTGGCGGCGGTGCACCACAAATTCCGTATGGCGGCACGGCCACGATTAGCTTCACCGTGCCGGAGGGGCCGGCAGCGGCTTCAATGAATCGTTTGTACGATGGATCAATCCATCGTGCGCGTGGTTTGGAAAGTAATTGA
- a CDS encoding site-specific DNA-methyltransferase, translated as MNTEHIIHFTSAENMAVLADDSIDLVVTSPPYPMIQMWDELFTTRNEAIGRALDGAEGERAFNLMHADLDRVWEHLPRVMREGGIVCINIGDAVRTLNGCFQLFSNHTRIVQRMLALGFDNLPNIIWRKATNAPNKFMGSGMLPPGAYVTLEHEFILIFRKGNKRLFKTETEKNKRRESAFFWEERNQWFSDIWFGLKGATQDLKDRTLRERSAAFPLELAYRLINMFSVRGDTVLDPYLGTGTTMAAAAASGRNSVGFELDASLDKVIEERMNRLPETANVVVRERVERHRLFVEERQAAGKHLKFLVTSLGLPCVSRQECGLLFELVDTIERTAAGTLLVSYRPLVTADGSSK; from the coding sequence ATGAATACCGAGCATATCATTCATTTTACCTCGGCTGAGAACATGGCGGTTCTCGCCGATGACTCCATTGATCTGGTGGTAACGTCGCCGCCGTATCCCATGATTCAAATGTGGGACGAGCTGTTCACGACACGCAACGAAGCAATCGGCAGGGCGCTCGATGGGGCCGAGGGGGAGCGAGCATTCAATCTGATGCACGCCGACCTCGATCGGGTCTGGGAGCATTTGCCGCGAGTAATGCGTGAGGGTGGAATTGTCTGTATAAACATCGGCGACGCCGTCAGGACGCTCAACGGATGCTTTCAGCTATTTTCCAACCACACTCGCATTGTCCAACGGATGCTCGCACTGGGTTTCGATAATCTGCCCAATATCATCTGGCGTAAGGCGACCAACGCACCGAATAAATTCATGGGTTCGGGGATGCTCCCGCCCGGCGCTTATGTGACCCTTGAGCATGAATTCATCCTGATCTTCCGCAAAGGTAACAAACGCCTCTTCAAGACCGAGACAGAAAAGAATAAAAGGCGTGAAAGCGCTTTTTTCTGGGAAGAACGCAACCAATGGTTTTCCGATATCTGGTTCGGTTTGAAGGGAGCAACCCAGGATCTGAAAGATCGTACTCTGCGAGAGCGAAGCGCGGCGTTCCCGCTGGAGCTGGCTTATCGACTGATCAATATGTTTTCAGTCAGGGGGGACACCGTACTAGACCCGTATCTGGGCACCGGAACGACCATGGCCGCAGCAGCGGCTTCGGGCCGGAACAGTGTCGGTTTCGAACTGGATGCGAGTCTGGATAAAGTAATCGAGGAGCGTATGAATCGTTTGCCGGAGACGGCCAATGTGGTTGTAAGAGAACGCGTGGAACGACATCGACTTTTCGTTGAGGAACGCCAGGCCGCCGGGAAACATCTGAAATTTCTCGTGACGAGTCTTGGGTTGCCGTGTGTCAGCCGACAGGAATGTGGTCTTCTTTTTGAATTAGTCGATACGATAGAGAGAACGGCCGCCGGTACGCTCCTGGTATCTTACCGACCGTTGGTCACAGCGGATGGATCATCAAAGTAA
- a CDS encoding DUF3187 family protein, protein MNYPGKTLITVLLTIIAVYPAVGATYEPQGHIELNSQSPIQLIRCGLQHHITRVLDHGDYTIGLRHNWNNYWLYEENVFRIDGELHELSIYSRFGVGQNLELSAYLPFRYVDGGVMDGFIEGFHRTLGIGQAGRDLFDRDQFAFDVYTGKGSDGWSRLHRDQTGLKIGNAIVSCSKRLRGADGTATVLTVGAKLPVGNRTEYFGGQSVDVGASLATGFQYRSWFAYLSGGLVYFGDVEMLDIELRQWHYSALVALEWHRPHWRQSYIAQLLIERGVAVDFHQFSDRTYELLLGFKHRLPKNLSLEFGLLENLFKFVNSPDVGLHFAIYYHGHR, encoded by the coding sequence ATGAACTACCCGGGTAAAACTTTAATAACCGTATTGCTGACAATCATAGCCGTATATCCGGCTGTCGGCGCGACTTACGAGCCCCAGGGGCACATTGAATTAAACAGTCAATCGCCGATCCAGTTAATACGTTGCGGCCTTCAGCATCACATCACCCGGGTGCTTGACCATGGCGACTATACGATCGGCCTCCGCCATAACTGGAACAATTACTGGCTTTACGAGGAAAATGTCTTTCGTATCGACGGTGAACTGCACGAATTATCGATCTACAGCCGTTTCGGTGTCGGACAAAACCTCGAACTGTCGGCCTATCTCCCCTTCCGATACGTCGATGGCGGTGTGATGGACGGATTCATCGAGGGATTTCATCGCACCCTGGGCATCGGTCAGGCCGGACGAGACCTGTTCGACCGCGACCAGTTTGCTTTCGATGTATACACCGGCAAAGGCTCCGACGGCTGGTCGCGCTTGCACCGTGATCAGACCGGCCTTAAAATCGGCAATGCCATTGTCTCCTGCAGCAAGCGACTCCGGGGAGCCGACGGTACCGCCACGGTGCTCACGGTCGGAGCCAAACTTCCGGTCGGCAATCGCACCGAGTATTTCGGCGGACAGTCGGTCGATGTCGGCGCTTCCCTGGCAACCGGCTTCCAATACAGATCATGGTTCGCATATCTCTCCGGCGGCCTGGTTTATTTCGGCGATGTTGAAATGCTCGATATCGAACTGCGTCAATGGCACTACAGCGCTTTGGTTGCTCTCGAATGGCACCGCCCGCACTGGAGACAGTCCTATATCGCCCAATTACTTATCGAGCGCGGCGTGGCGGTTGATTTTCACCAGTTCTCCGACCGCACCTACGAGCTGTTGCTCGGATTCAAACACCGCCTCCCGAAAAACCTGAGTCTTGAGTTCGGACTATTGGAAAACCTTTTCAAATTCGTCAACAGCCCCGACGTTGGCCTGCACTTCGCAATCTACTACCACGGCCATCGGTAA
- a CDS encoding response regulator: MAIITIVSASYCHGDEIVSQVIEQLGYERLDDLVLSTAAEKFNLDRDKLRHALNGSGPFKYRQSKDRDKLLACLEVALAEVIQRDDGVITGMGGYLIPGNIAHILRVCLVADLPYRVAQAVSSEGLSEDQAHERIKDYDQQLVDNVMSLVSRSVYDENLYDMMLPVDRSDVAATVKLICEQASSDAVRPTDWSRIHAQDFLLSARVKQVLTDAGHNVEVFSENGRVTIGINERAFMMSRLQEKLKRMAREIEGVTDVETKLGTRYTAPSINPWEDIDAGPKVLLVDDEKEFVQTLSQRLKTRNLESSIAYDGEQALDMLKEDVPDVIVLDLLMPGIDGIETLRRVKQSHPDVEVIILTGHGSDREQEEAEDLGAFAYLRKPVNVNELAQLMREAYSRRQRRNQDNG; encoded by the coding sequence ATGGCGATAATCACTATAGTAAGTGCGTCCTACTGCCACGGTGATGAGATCGTGTCGCAGGTCATTGAACAACTTGGTTATGAAAGGCTTGACGACCTGGTCCTGAGCACGGCGGCCGAGAAGTTCAATCTGGATCGCGATAAGCTCCGGCATGCCTTGAACGGCTCGGGACCGTTCAAATACCGGCAATCGAAGGATCGCGACAAACTACTGGCCTGCCTGGAAGTGGCGCTGGCGGAAGTCATCCAGAGAGACGATGGTGTGATCACGGGCATGGGGGGGTATCTTATCCCGGGTAATATCGCTCATATCCTCAGGGTCTGCCTGGTGGCCGATCTGCCGTATCGAGTGGCGCAGGCGGTGTCCAGTGAGGGATTGAGCGAAGATCAGGCGCATGAAAGGATCAAAGATTACGATCAGCAGCTTGTCGACAATGTCATGAGTCTGGTGTCTCGTTCTGTTTATGATGAAAACCTCTACGATATGATGTTGCCGGTCGATCGCTCCGATGTCGCCGCGACGGTTAAACTTATCTGCGAGCAGGCGAGTTCCGATGCCGTGCGTCCGACCGACTGGTCACGTATTCACGCTCAGGACTTTCTGCTTTCCGCCCGGGTGAAACAAGTCCTTACCGATGCAGGTCACAATGTTGAGGTATTTTCCGAGAACGGCCGGGTGACGATCGGGATTAACGAACGAGCTTTCATGATGTCGCGATTGCAGGAAAAGCTGAAGCGGATGGCCCGTGAGATCGAGGGTGTAACCGATGTCGAAACCAAGTTGGGCACGCGTTACACGGCTCCATCGATCAATCCCTGGGAAGATATCGACGCCGGACCCAAGGTGTTGCTGGTGGACGATGAAAAAGAATTCGTTCAGACGCTGTCACAACGCCTCAAAACACGTAACCTGGAATCCTCGATAGCCTATGACGGCGAGCAGGCGCTTGACATGCTCAAGGAGGATGTCCCGGATGTGATCGTGCTCGACTTACTGATGCCCGGGATCGACGGTATTGAAACTTTGCGGCGGGTCAAGCAATCGCACCCGGATGTCGAGGTGATAATCCTGACCGGTCACGGTTCCGACCGTGAACAGGAGGAGGCCGAAGACCTGGGAGCGTTTGCATATCTGAGGAAGCCGGTGAACGTCAATGAACTGGCACAATTGATGCGTGAAGCCTATTCACGGCGGCAGCGGAGAAATCAGGATAACGGATAA
- a CDS encoding ATP-binding protein, with translation MSEENNKAISTTISMSDAPGSQLPRYTRLHRNLIWIPLLAALIPLAIMAAINYRQDANAYRAESHFVISRILSNTKRSLQFAIEERRAVLSLVARTNSRSELSSETRLMSILRDLRESFGDFVDLGLIASDGNQAYYSGPYQLKGVNYSDQPWFHEVALRGTYVSDVFMGYRHLPHFVVAVAINSGEDDFYILRATIDTELLMRQIYSLDLGAETDAFVVNSRGILQTASAFYGEVLDTVDFTIPPHVREREIIDEQPQPTGGSVAMGFAYVEGTPFILVAATRLEPFFQHWFYQRSDVIWFLLLSAVGILAVVWYRSRNIIARLREADAQRAKIFHNVEYTNKMATLGRLAAGVAHEINNPLAIINEKAGLLQDMAQHAEQFPQREKILKIVDAITNSVDRCSRVTRRLLGFGRRMDAVRERIDLRGLINDVLEFQKTEAAHRSIKIDVECEETVPQIQSDRGQLQQVFLNLVGNSYGAVADGGWIRISIKQLSPSEVAVSVTDNGHGIPASDLNHVFEPFFSTKGQAGTGLGLSITRDIVEKLGGIIEVTSEVGKGTTFTVNLPIEKVD, from the coding sequence ATGAGCGAAGAGAACAACAAAGCTATTTCGACCACGATATCGATGTCGGATGCGCCCGGAAGCCAACTGCCGCGTTATACCCGACTGCATCGGAATCTGATCTGGATCCCCCTGCTGGCGGCGTTGATTCCCCTGGCGATTATGGCCGCGATCAACTACCGTCAGGATGCCAATGCGTATCGGGCCGAAAGTCACTTTGTCATTTCACGCATTCTTTCCAACACTAAACGAAGTTTGCAATTCGCTATCGAAGAACGGCGGGCGGTGTTGTCGCTGGTGGCGCGAACGAACTCGCGCTCGGAGTTGAGCAGTGAGACGCGCCTGATGTCGATCCTGCGCGATTTAAGAGAATCTTTCGGTGATTTCGTGGACCTGGGCCTCATTGCCTCTGATGGCAATCAGGCGTATTACTCCGGTCCGTACCAGTTGAAGGGGGTCAACTACAGTGACCAGCCCTGGTTTCACGAAGTTGCTCTGAGAGGTACCTACGTCAGCGACGTTTTCATGGGATATCGTCACCTGCCGCACTTCGTCGTAGCCGTAGCGATCAACTCCGGTGAAGACGATTTCTATATCCTGCGTGCGACGATCGACACGGAGTTGTTGATGCGGCAAATCTATTCACTCGATCTGGGCGCCGAGACGGACGCATTCGTGGTCAACTCTCGGGGGATTCTCCAGACCGCGTCGGCTTTCTACGGTGAAGTGCTGGATACCGTTGATTTCACGATTCCACCTCATGTTCGCGAGCGCGAGATTATCGATGAACAGCCGCAACCGACCGGGGGAAGTGTGGCAATGGGTTTCGCCTATGTCGAGGGGACGCCGTTTATCCTGGTGGCTGCAACCCGACTCGAACCGTTTTTTCAGCATTGGTTTTATCAGCGTTCCGACGTGATTTGGTTTCTTCTGCTGAGTGCGGTTGGTATTCTGGCGGTGGTTTGGTATCGTTCGCGAAATATCATCGCGCGGTTGCGTGAGGCCGATGCCCAGCGCGCCAAGATTTTCCACAATGTCGAATATACCAACAAGATGGCGACTCTGGGGCGCCTGGCGGCCGGTGTTGCGCATGAAATCAACAATCCGCTGGCGATTATCAACGAGAAGGCGGGTTTATTGCAGGATATGGCACAACATGCCGAGCAATTCCCGCAACGGGAGAAAATCCTGAAAATAGTCGACGCCATTACCAACAGTGTCGATCGCTGTAGTCGGGTGACCCGCCGTTTGCTCGGATTCGGACGTCGTATGGATGCGGTCAGAGAACGTATCGACCTGCGCGGATTGATCAACGATGTGCTCGAGTTCCAGAAAACCGAAGCTGCCCATCGCAGCATTAAGATAGATGTCGAGTGTGAGGAGACTGTACCGCAGATCCAGTCCGATCGGGGACAGTTGCAGCAGGTATTTCTTAACCTGGTAGGCAACTCTTACGGCGCCGTAGCGGACGGTGGCTGGATCAGGATTTCAATCAAGCAGCTCTCACCTAGTGAGGTGGCCGTATCGGTAACGGACAACGGCCACGGTATTCCCGCTAGTGATTTGAATCACGTCTTCGAACCGTTTTTCTCAACCAAAGGGCAGGCCGGCACCGGTCTGGGACTGTCCATAACACGCGATATAGTGGAAAAGCTGGGAGGCATTATCGAAGTCACCAGCGAAGTCGGCAAGGGAACGACCTTCACCGTCAACCTGCCGATCGAAAAAGTAGATTAA
- a CDS encoding response regulator — translation MSEYRVLLVDDEEELVSTLVERLEYRGFSASYCTNGQDALKMLREESYNVVVVDLKLPGMSGVDLLQTIRTAYPHLPVLMVTGHGAGGNDGFQPPDGAFAFLVKPINIDELVAKMTEAIKAYEPGQ, via the coding sequence ATGAGTGAATACCGAGTGTTGCTGGTTGACGATGAAGAGGAGCTGGTTTCTACGCTGGTAGAAAGGCTGGAATATCGAGGATTTTCCGCGAGTTATTGCACCAACGGACAGGATGCGCTTAAGATGTTGCGGGAGGAAAGTTACAATGTGGTCGTCGTGGACCTGAAACTCCCCGGCATGTCGGGTGTCGACCTGTTGCAGACGATCAGAACGGCTTATCCTCATCTTCCGGTTCTGATGGTAACCGGTCACGGCGCGGGGGGAAACGATGGTTTTCAGCCGCCGGACGGGGCATTCGCATTTCTGGTGAAACCGATCAATATCGATGAATTAGTAGCCAAAATGACGGAAGCGATAAAAGCGTATGAGCCCGGACAATAA
- a CDS encoding response regulator, translating to MVKTRVLIVDDEEDFASALAERMRTRGLEADCVFSGDDALKAVKEKVYDSVVLDLAMPGMDGMATLRAMLQINADLQVIILTGQATVAKSVEAVKEGAFEFLEKPIKLDDLVGKIDQARTRTIELTENKMNDMIDELIKRRGW from the coding sequence ATGGTGAAGACAAGAGTATTGATAGTCGACGACGAGGAGGATTTTGCCTCTGCTCTGGCTGAACGGATGCGTACGCGCGGACTCGAGGCCGACTGTGTGTTTAGCGGCGACGACGCTCTCAAAGCGGTCAAAGAGAAAGTCTACGATTCGGTCGTTCTGGACCTGGCGATGCCCGGCATGGACGGTATGGCTACGTTACGGGCGATGCTCCAGATCAACGCCGACCTGCAGGTAATCATTCTGACCGGGCAGGCGACTGTCGCCAAGAGTGTCGAAGCGGTCAAAGAGGGGGCGTTCGAGTTTCTCGAGAAGCCGATCAAGCTCGATGACCTGGTGGGAAAAATCGACCAGGCCAGAACCCGTACGATTGAGCTGACCGAAAATAAAATGAACGACATGATCGACGAACTGATCAAACGTCGGGGCTGGTAG